A window of Hyperolius riggenbachi isolate aHypRig1 chromosome 1, aHypRig1.pri, whole genome shotgun sequence contains these coding sequences:
- the FASTKD5 gene encoding FAST kinase domain-containing protein 5, mitochondrial yields the protein MASVIYRRIPRGIVQAATFSTSQWSSSKPPGARRYLFKPSYKYGHSSKTGQKPLVHQHYKVADNTSRHVTQLGVTKTEDNEIDSFDCDQPVHMPDHHENVQTTSSQLLLEEKRMARLRKLSKSPKIKRLGNDVESFSNRDDVRGFQQTRPEYRSLCYNQNHHMNISIIEGQNILQKVNSSLSHTETLNYLEKLSYLPERHLSTVKSSSEFETLCKCSTANLRLYNHGELIQVLGAFVRLRMSKSHPEMLRDCEQEFCLRVWHLSSNELLLVADMFRYISFRVPKFLDIMYSCMQLRCSNLNLAQVIQLIFIIGEHRQAPQDLMEKLEAVVLMYLTSINLEEIGAVCLGFFKTSSGLSGHLMRQFSDMVVENIDQVSNTTLVNILKMFRFTRVDHMPFFRQVGQVVHKRIPEMGTQGIMHVVLAFASMHILYEDLMNAVALTMPDRVSYCRSKDLAKFLWSFGVLNYVPPNADVFYSAFVNQIHKILDEFHHYPEHFLTCLMGLAFCQQFPLDLINFALSESFIMNSTKISVFELKKDLFTIAGTVEIECPQYSGNTISQEFRKEVTDFLVALSTQERYTKAEATEAAALLQDLLGGPEYIKEHMILPHTRSKDLEVHLNIHKKPMPFNYGLPPPDPPQLYVHEVKVTDDLIQLITSRQTSANSSNAAIKSHSNNFDDLSVMTTREESSPVDQSDVTKLAIQITNRNQYLYGSKQLLGLHSLKRRQLLKLGYVVVEVPYWEWFPLVNRTRSEKLAYLQNKVFSAV from the coding sequence ATGGCCAGTGTAATCTATCGAAGAATACCAAGAGGGATCGTCCAGGCGGCTACCTTCTCAACTTCTCAATGGTCAAGCAGTAAACCTCCAGGCGCAAGGAGGTACTTGTTCAAGCCATCCTATAAATATGGGCATTCCAGCAAAACAGGCCAAAAGCCTTTGGTCCATCAGCATTATAAGGTTGCAGACAATACTTCTAGGCATGTCACTCAGCTAGGTGTGACTAAAACGGAAGACAATGAAATCGATTCCTTTGATTGTGATCAGCCTGTACATATGCCAGATCACCATGAAAACGTGCAAACTACTTCATCACAACTTCTGCTTGAAGAGAAACGGATGGCAAGGCTTAGAAAACTGTCAAAATCCCCTAAGATAAAAAGGCTGGGCAATGATGTAGAATCCTTTAGTAATAGAGATGATGTAAGGGGTTTTCAGCAAACAAGACCAGAATACAGGTCGTTGTGTTACAACCAGAACCATCATATGAACATTTCCATCATAGAAGGGCAGAACATTCTGCAGAAGGTGAACAGCAGTCTCTCACACACTGAAACCTTAAACTATTTGGAAAAACTTAGTTATCTACCAGAAAGACATCTTTCTACCGTTAAATCTAGTTCAGAATTTGAAACATTGTGCAAATGCAGCACTGCCAACCTCCGTCTTTACAATCATGGTGAGCTCATTCAGGTACTGGGAGCTTTTGTCCGATTAAGAATGTCCAAAAGCCATCCTGAGATGCTAAGAGACTGTGAGCAAGAGTTTTGTCTTCGGGTGTGGCATTTATCTTCTAACGAGTTGTTGCTGGTGGCGGACATGTTTAGGTACATTAGTTTTAGGGTTCCAAAGTTCTTGGACATCATGTACAGTTGCATGCAGTTGCGTTGTTCAAACCTCAACTTGGCCCAAGTGATACAGTTGATCTTTATTATAGGTGAGCATAGACAGGCCCCACAGGACCTAATGGAGAAGCTTGAGGCCGTGGTCCTGATGTATCTGACATCCATCAATCTTGAAGAGATCGGTGCGGTCTGTCTAGGCTTTTTTAAAACTAGTAGCGGGTTGTCTGGACATCTCATGAGACAATTTAGTGACATGGTTGTAGAAAATATAGATCAAGTGAGCAATACCACCTTAGTGaatattctcaaaatgttccgtttCACCCGTGTCGATCACATGCCATTTTTCAGACAAGTTGGGCAGGTTGTCCATAAACGCATACCTGAAATGGGAACGCAAGgcattatgcatgttgtcttggcTTTTGCGAGTATGCACATTCTTTATGAAGACCTCATGAATGCCGTAGCTTTGACTATGCCTGATAGAGTGTCCTACTGCAGGAGCAAAGACCTGGCAAAGTTCTTGTGGTCTTTCGGTGTTCTTAATTACGTGCCACCAAATGCTGATGTGTTCTACTCTGCTTTTGTTAACCAGATTCATAAAATTCTGGATGAATTTCATCACTACCCAGAACATTTCCTTACCTGCTTAATGGGACTTGCTTTTTGTCAACAGTTTCCTTTAGACCTTATCAACTTCGCTTTGAGTGAATCATTTATCATGAACTCCACTAAAATAAGTGTTTTTGAACTTAAAAAGGACCTCTTTACTATTGCTGGCACTGTAGAAATAGAATGTCCCCAGTACTCTGGCAATACTATCTCCCAAGAGTTCCGCAAGGAAGTAACAGACTTTCTGGTGGCTCTATCAACCCAAGAGAGATACACAAAAGCAGAGGCCACTGAAGCCGCTGCATTGCTCCAGGATCTTCTGGGTGGACCAGAATACATAAAAGAACATATGATCTTGCCTCATACCAGATCGAAAGATTTGGAAGTCCACTTAAATATTCACAAGAAACCTATGCCTTTTAATTACGGATTACCACcacctgatcctcctcagctgtaTGTCCATGAGGTTAAAGTTACTGATGACCTTATACAATTGATAACGTCTAGACAAACATCTGCCAACTCAAGTAATGCTGCCATTAAAAGTCATTCCAACAACTTTGATGACCTGTCTGTGATGACCACCAGAGAAGAGTCAAGTCCCGTTGATCAGTCTGATGTCACCAAGTTGGCTATCCAGATTACAAACCGGAACCAGTACCTCTATGGTTCAAAACAACTTTTGGGACTCCACAGTTTAAAAAGACGCCAGCTGCTTAAGCTGGGATATGTAGTGGTTGAAGTACCCTATTGGGAATGGTTTCCCCTTGTCAATCGCACACGGTCAGAAAAGCTGGCCTACCTGCAGAATAAGGTGTTCAGTGCCGTTTAG